tttttgtttctttttctttttttttttatttcttttcttatgattatcattttcttcatcacTTTTATATGTggaattatttttatcatatgtatgaaaataataagaagaaTTGCTACTACCCAATATACTactataaatattattaatttttgtaaGAGACTTGAAAAAGAGTTgattttcttcttttaagtcttcataattatctttggatattttgtttttattatatctgGATGTGTTCTTGTTCATATTGGGCGTATAAACACAGtaagtaaataaataaataaaaaaaaaaaaaaaaaaaaaaaaaaaaaaaaaaaaatataattaaatttatatatatatttttttttatttatatttatattatttttttattttttttttttttatttttttttttatttttttattttttttatttatatatatNNNNNNNNNNNNNNNNNNNNNNNNNNNNNNNNNNNNNNNNNNNNNNNNNNNNNNNNNNNNNNNNNNNNNNNNNNNNNNNNNNNNNNNNNNNNNNNNNNNNaattatttattttttttttattttttttttttttaatatttttatatgtttttatttaagAGAACgatgaataaatatacaacgtgtttttaataaaaatatatgttttatatattttaattattttcactcttttataaaatagaaGAGTGTTGTGTTAATTTCGAGTCTTTCCCACAAGAAAATATGCATtcacacatatatatatatacacatgtatatatattttgtgtGTGAAAAATTGTGACATGgttatctatattattatacttgaatatatttataatgttTTCCTTTTGAcagttttattttaaaaaatgaaaactGCACATATAATGTAAgtagaaataaataatattaaaaaaaaaaaaaataaaaaaaaaataaataattaaataaatatataaataaataaataaataaataaatatatatatatatatatatgtatgtatacATAAACACAGTTGTTGGAACCACAATTTCATTCGCTGTGTCATGTGACCCATGATATTTTCATCGGATGATGTGGGgttattttaaaattttgtaATCCTGTCATGGAAATTTCTGCATGTTCCTGTGCTGTGAAATCAACAAAGGCAATATTTTTTCCAGGTATATATCTGACTTCATAAAAACCTGGATATTGATTAAACAAGATTTCTAAAgcatttttattaatttccTCTGGTAGATTCTGAACTAATAAAGTACAGATTAGATTCGATTTATGTTCTATATGATGTTTAgatttataatttaataaaggATTATATGTACCTTCAATTTTTTGGATTATAGTTGATTTTGTTTTTGCATAATTAATATTGATGTTTTTTTTGAGAAACATTTTTCCCTTAAGATTTTTATAAGCTAAGGTAGAAGAAgctatattattaaaaacaataaatgCTTGACCTCTACCTTTAttgcttttttttatattaatatctATAATATTTCCATAAGGACAAAAAAATTCGTATAACAAAAATCGGAGGTCATTTACATTAATCTTATCTTCCAAATTATTTACGTAAAGGGTTTGGTTGGGTGGAATATCCGCAACATCCATTATATGTAGTAcagtaaaaaaaaaatatgagaTATATAGCAAGggtataaaaatataaatataaataaatatataaatatatactatatataaatatatattatatataaatatatattatatataaatatatatatatatatatattattcaatttttctttttctttttatttattttattttattttgttgatgttttattgttatctcaaaaataaattaacaACTGCCAAAATAATACACGCTAAGGAAACATATACAGATAAACGATCTCCAATAATTGCAAACTTCCCTAAGGTACCTAAAAATCCgtttttcttattatcaaaaatattagGGAATTTGGGttttaaatatgtacaagtacaaatacataatattatgacTGTTATCATAGACTCTAAATTGAATAAAGCTGACATTATTTCATCAACTTTGTAATTTTAGGTTgttacaaaaaaattaaatatattaaatggaaaaataatgttatatatattatatatacatatatacatataatatatcacattatttttccattttataatttgtaaatatttttattgcctatttttaataaacttacaagaaaaaaaaaaaaataaatataaatatatacatattatatatatatatatatatttatatatatgattaactttttacaaaataaaatattcgAATAGATttgataatatttcttattttaaaacaggaaagaaaaatataaaaatgaataaattgaaaaaataaaataaataatcattacataaatatatatatatatatatatatatatatatatatatatatataatgtattattatattaacatatttattgttATGGTAAAAATTGAAGgtatcatataatatatatatataatataatatattatattatattctttagATAAAAGCAATagattatttttatatgcgaatatatataatatatataatatatataatatatataatttatatagtattaattattatatgtggatatattttttatctcttaattttttattcacaaaaaaaaaaaaaaaaatatatatatatatatatatatatatatatatatatatatatatatataatatatatatgataatgtttttatttttaatttaaaatatttaattatattaaaaactTAGTTAATACAGAAAAAAAGccaaatattatatatttatatatatctctatatatatatatataatatttagagggacaaaaataaaataaaaaaaaaaaaaaaattacaaataacaaataataaacattttatttgttaatattatgtaa
Above is a genomic segment from Plasmodium reichenowi strain SY57 chromosome 9, whole genome shotgun sequence containing:
- a CDS encoding U2 small nuclear ribonucleoprotein B'', putative, whose product is MDVADIPPNQTLYVNNLEDKINVNDLRFLLYEFFCPYGNIIDINIKKSNKGRGQAFIVFNNIASSTLAYKNLKGKMFLKKNININYAKTKSTIIQKIEGTYNPLLNYKSKHHIEHKSNLICTLLVQNLPEEINKNALEILFNQYPGFYEVRYIPGKNIAFVDFTAQEHAEISMTGLQNFKITPHHPMKISWVT